A region of Mammaliicoccus sp. Dog046 DNA encodes the following proteins:
- a CDS encoding CBS domain-containing protein — protein MYLTNIMIPKEKCYIANPKDTVESALDKLEHHGIDGLPVVQNGKYIGMVTRYNIFRHYFFKKENVSRDEFVEGALIEEILTLDLYSLNENLVVEESLLNLQDFPIIAVTNDENDFLGVVTRYDVMEQFKSAFGMKQKGVRIAITSVEAEGRIKRLSSIIAKYKLNTISFVTFDETDKMYRRMIIKVAPSSNIKKFIKYLSKNGFKVLDVNEEQ, from the coding sequence ATGTATTTGACGAATATCATGATACCGAAAGAAAAGTGTTATATTGCAAATCCAAAAGACACTGTAGAATCTGCACTGGATAAACTAGAACATCACGGGATTGATGGTCTACCAGTCGTTCAAAATGGTAAATATATTGGAATGGTCACACGTTACAATATATTTAGACATTATTTCTTTAAGAAAGAAAATGTTTCGAGAGATGAATTCGTCGAAGGCGCACTCATTGAAGAAATATTAACATTAGACTTATATTCTTTAAATGAAAATCTAGTTGTAGAAGAGTCATTGTTAAACTTACAAGACTTTCCTATAATCGCTGTTACAAATGATGAAAATGATTTTCTTGGTGTTGTGACGAGATATGATGTAATGGAACAGTTTAAATCCGCATTTGGTATGAAACAGAAAGGTGTAAGAATTGCAATCACATCTGTAGAGGCTGAAGGTCGTATTAAACGATTATCTAGTATCATTGCAAAGTACAAATTAAACACGATTTCTTTTGTTACATTTGATGAGACAGATAAAATGTATCGTCGAATGATCATTAAAGTAGCACCATCAAGTAATATTAAGAAATTCATTAAGTATTTATCTAAAAATGGTTTTAAAGTTCTAGATGTAAATGAAGAACAATAA
- a CDS encoding YpdA family putative bacillithiol disulfide reductase produces the protein MQEFESLIIGGGPCGLSAAIEQKRKGIQTVVIEKGNVVDAIYNYPTHQTFFSSSDKLGIGDVPFIVEDLKPKRNQALVYYREVVKHHQLDIRTFEEVLTVKKVDNRFLVSTTKQTYKVRFLTIATGYYGQPNKLEVEGQELSKVMHYFKEAHPYFNQNVVIIGGKNSAVDAAIELEKAGANVTVLYRGSEYSKSIKPWILPNFESLAKHEKISMHFNSEVERIDEDTLTFSKNGQSYTIKNDFVFAMIGYHPDYQFLESCGVETITNEFGTAPSFNKDTMESNVDNLYIAGVIAAGNDANTIFIENGKFHGGTIAQDIERKKQTPLES, from the coding sequence ATGCAAGAATTTGAAAGTCTAATCATCGGTGGCGGACCATGTGGATTAAGTGCCGCAATTGAACAAAAACGAAAAGGTATTCAAACAGTAGTAATTGAAAAAGGTAATGTCGTTGATGCGATATATAATTATCCGACGCACCAGACATTTTTCTCTTCAAGCGATAAGCTTGGTATAGGTGATGTTCCTTTTATTGTTGAAGATTTGAAACCGAAAAGAAATCAAGCACTTGTATATTATAGAGAAGTAGTGAAACATCATCAGTTAGATATACGTACTTTTGAAGAAGTATTAACAGTAAAAAAAGTAGATAATAGATTTCTCGTTTCAACTACTAAACAAACATATAAAGTTAGATTCTTAACGATTGCTACGGGTTACTACGGTCAACCAAACAAGCTAGAAGTCGAAGGACAAGAACTTAGTAAAGTCATGCACTATTTTAAAGAAGCGCATCCATATTTCAATCAAAATGTCGTTATTATCGGCGGGAAGAACTCCGCAGTAGATGCAGCGATAGAATTAGAAAAAGCCGGGGCGAATGTAACGGTACTTTATAGAGGGTCTGAATATTCTAAGAGTATTAAACCATGGATTCTACCAAACTTCGAATCTCTTGCGAAACACGAGAAGATTTCAATGCACTTTAACAGTGAAGTAGAACGTATTGATGAAGATACATTAACATTTAGTAAAAACGGTCAATCTTATACCATTAAAAATGATTTTGTATTCGCAATGATTGGATATCATCCTGATTATCAATTTTTAGAATCATGTGGTGTAGAAACAATCACTAATGAATTTGGCACAGCGCCGTCATTTAATAAGGATACAATGGAATCTAATGTGGACAATTTATATATTGCCGGAGTAATCGCAGCAGGTAATGATGCGAATACAATATTTATTGAGAATGGCAAGTTTCACGGTGGAACAATTGCACAAGATATCGAACGTAAAAAGCAAACACCTTTAGAATCATAA
- a CDS encoding asparaginase, with translation MKRILVIHTGGTISMSEDKDTGKVETNEEHPMYRHQAFIQSLGDITEINPFQVPSPHMNNEYIIKLKDIISQSIENNEYDAFVITHGTDTLEETAYLLDLTLDTELPIILTGAMRSSNEIGSDGLYNYVSALKVASSEDAKNKGVMVVFNDEIHTAKNVTKTHTSNTSTFQSPNYGPIGSVTKTNVTFHHQPFHNRKLPEIDPSIKIAIIKAHMDLSSDIFNFLVEQQYDGVIIEALGQGNMPPTALEGINNVLTAQIPVVMVSRSFNGVVEGTYAYDGGGYQLQQMGIILSNGLNGQKARLKLLVGLSNHLNKEGLIKYFA, from the coding sequence ATGAAGAGAATATTAGTGATACATACAGGTGGCACAATCAGTATGTCAGAAGACAAAGATACAGGTAAAGTAGAAACAAATGAAGAACATCCAATGTACAGACATCAAGCATTCATTCAATCTTTAGGGGATATTACCGAAATTAATCCATTTCAAGTACCTTCTCCACATATGAACAATGAATATATCATCAAATTAAAAGACATTATTAGCCAATCTATCGAAAATAATGAATATGATGCCTTCGTAATTACACATGGTACAGACACATTAGAAGAAACAGCATATTTGCTAGATTTAACGCTAGATACAGAATTGCCAATCATTTTAACTGGTGCAATGCGTTCTTCAAATGAAATTGGTTCTGATGGCTTATACAACTATGTTTCCGCACTTAAGGTTGCTTCATCCGAAGATGCGAAAAACAAGGGTGTCATGGTTGTATTTAATGATGAGATTCACACAGCGAAGAATGTTACTAAAACACATACTTCAAATACAAGTACCTTCCAAAGTCCAAATTATGGACCAATAGGCAGTGTTACGAAAACTAATGTTACGTTCCATCATCAGCCTTTCCATAATCGTAAATTACCAGAAATTGATCCTTCAATTAAAATTGCGATTATAAAAGCACATATGGATTTATCTAGTGACATTTTCAATTTCTTAGTAGAACAACAATATGATGGCGTCATCATAGAAGCACTTGGACAAGGTAACATGCCTCCAACAGCTTTAGAGGGTATCAATAATGTACTAACGGCGCAAATACCTGTAGTTATGGTCTCAAGATCATTTAATGGCGTTGTAGAAGGTACATATGCCTATGACGGTGGCGGATATCAGTTACAACAAATGGGGATTATCTTATCTAATGGTTTAAATGGTCAAAAAGCACGACTAAAACTATTAGTAGGACTAAGTAATCATTTAAACAAAGAAGGATTAATTAAATATTTTGCTTAA
- the cmk gene encoding (d)CMP kinase translates to MKKINIAIDGPAAAGKSTIAKLVAERFKMIYVDTGAMYRAITLYYIEQATEDFDRLVKEIDLKIVLKNGQRVLLNGRDVSERIRENDVTEKVSYVASKEPVRSFLVDEQQRLADEKNVVMDGRDIGTTVLPDAELKVYMIASVEERAQRRLKDNELRGIESDLESLKLDIERRDQYDMNREISPLVKAVDAISIDTTGLSIEEVTNEIVALAKDKMV, encoded by the coding sequence ATGAAAAAAATAAATATTGCAATAGATGGACCAGCAGCAGCTGGAAAGAGTACAATTGCTAAACTTGTAGCAGAACGTTTTAAAATGATATATGTGGATACTGGTGCGATGTATAGAGCGATTACACTTTATTACATAGAACAAGCAACTGAAGATTTTGACCGTCTTGTTAAAGAAATTGATTTGAAAATTGTTTTAAAAAATGGACAACGTGTATTATTAAATGGTAGAGATGTATCTGAAAGAATTAGAGAAAACGATGTTACTGAAAAAGTATCATACGTTGCTTCTAAAGAACCTGTAAGATCTTTTCTAGTAGATGAACAACAAAGATTAGCAGACGAAAAGAATGTCGTTATGGATGGTAGAGATATTGGAACTACTGTATTACCAGACGCAGAATTAAAGGTTTATATGATTGCTTCAGTAGAAGAACGTGCACAAAGAAGATTGAAAGATAATGAATTAAGAGGCATTGAATCAGACCTAGAAAGTTTGAAACTTGATATTGAACGTCGTGATCAGTACGACATGAATAGAGAGATTTCACCTCTAGTTAAAGCAGTTGATGCAATCAGTATTGATACAACTGGATTATCAATTGAAGAAGTAACAAATGAGATTGTTGCTTTAGCAAAAGATAAAATGGTGTAA
- the rpsA gene encoding 30S ribosomal protein S1, giving the protein MTEEFNESMINEVQEGDKVKGTVQQIEDKHVVVHIVGGKFDGIIPISQLSTQHIETANEVVNIGDEIEAFVTKIEQNEESGHYILSKRQLDENLSYEKLQEILEKDEVISAEVTEVVKGGLVVDAGIRGFIPASLISVNYIDDFSDYLGKVLDLKVEELDQTNNRVILSHKKVEQEALSSKKEELLNNISQGDVLEGKVARLANFGAFIDLGGVDGLVHVSEISHDHVKTPEEVVKVGDKVKVKVRAVDREAERISLSIKDTLPSPFEQIDSQFNVGDIVPGKVVRLAQFGAFVEIANGIQGLVHISQISHEHIGNPEEVLEKGQDVQVKILAIDKDDQRVSLSIKDTIEQENDYDESYLNQEDNDEDNPTLGDVFGDKLKDFKLK; this is encoded by the coding sequence ATGACGGAAGAATTCAACGAATCCATGATAAATGAAGTGCAAGAAGGTGACAAAGTAAAAGGTACTGTGCAACAAATAGAAGATAAGCACGTAGTGGTGCACATAGTAGGTGGTAAATTTGATGGCATCATACCAATTAGCCAACTGTCAACTCAACACATCGAAACAGCTAATGAAGTCGTCAATATTGGTGACGAAATAGAAGCCTTTGTAACAAAAATAGAACAAAACGAAGAAAGTGGTCACTATATACTTTCTAAACGTCAATTAGATGAAAATCTATCATATGAAAAATTACAAGAAATATTAGAAAAAGATGAAGTCATTAGTGCTGAAGTAACTGAAGTAGTTAAAGGCGGTTTAGTTGTTGATGCTGGTATACGCGGATTTATTCCTGCGTCTTTAATCTCAGTAAATTATATAGATGATTTCTCTGATTACTTAGGTAAAGTGTTAGATCTTAAAGTTGAAGAATTAGATCAAACAAACAATCGAGTAATTTTAAGTCATAAAAAAGTAGAACAAGAAGCATTAAGTTCTAAAAAAGAAGAATTATTAAATAACATTTCTCAAGGAGATGTGTTAGAAGGTAAAGTCGCACGTTTAGCAAACTTCGGTGCATTTATTGATTTAGGTGGCGTAGATGGTTTAGTACATGTTTCTGAAATTTCTCACGATCATGTGAAGACACCTGAAGAAGTTGTTAAAGTCGGCGATAAAGTTAAAGTTAAAGTGCGCGCAGTTGATAGAGAAGCTGAACGTATTTCATTATCAATAAAGGATACTTTACCAAGTCCATTTGAACAAATTGATTCACAATTTAATGTTGGTGACATTGTTCCAGGTAAAGTAGTACGATTAGCACAATTCGGTGCATTTGTAGAAATCGCAAACGGTATTCAAGGTTTAGTGCATATTTCACAAATTAGCCATGAGCATATTGGTAACCCTGAAGAAGTTTTAGAAAAAGGTCAAGACGTACAAGTTAAAATATTAGCAATTGATAAAGATGATCAACGTGTTTCATTATCAATAAAAGATACAATCGAACAAGAAAATGATTATGATGAATCATACTTAAATCAAGAAGACAATGATGAAGATAATCCAACTTTAGGTGATGTATTTGGAGATAAATTAAAAGACTTTAAATTAAAGTAA
- the der gene encoding ribosome biogenesis GTPase Der, whose protein sequence is MTKPIIAIVGKPNVGKSTIFNRIIGERVSIVEDTPGITRDRIYSSGEWLTHDFNLIDTGGIDLGDEPFQQQIRAQAEVAIDEADVIIFMANGREGVTQADEMVAKILYKSNKPVVLAVNKIDNPEMRSEIYDFYSLGFGEPFPISGSHGLGLGDLLDEAAKHFPEDDEPDYDDETIRLSLIGRPNVGKSSLINAILGEDRVIVSPIAGTTRDAIDTLYTYDEQEYVMIDTAGMRKKGKVYESTEKYSVLRALKAIERSNVVLVVIDAEEGIIEQDKKVAGYAHEAGKAIIIVVNKWDTVEKDSKTMKKFEEKVRDNFQFLDYAPIAFVSALEKSRLKTLFPLITMANENHRKRVQSSTLNEVITDAVAMNPTPTSNGQRLNIFYATQVAIQPPTFVVFVNDVELMHFSYKRFLENRIRDAFGFEGTPVHLISRKRN, encoded by the coding sequence ATGACGAAACCCATTATAGCAATTGTAGGTAAGCCTAATGTAGGGAAATCTACAATTTTTAATAGAATTATTGGTGAACGCGTATCAATAGTTGAAGATACACCAGGTATAACAAGAGATAGAATATATTCAAGTGGTGAATGGTTAACACATGATTTTAATTTAATTGATACAGGTGGTATTGATTTAGGAGATGAACCATTCCAACAACAAATTAGAGCACAAGCAGAAGTAGCCATTGATGAAGCGGATGTTATTATCTTTATGGCTAACGGTAGAGAAGGTGTAACGCAAGCAGATGAAATGGTTGCGAAAATACTATACAAATCTAATAAACCTGTCGTACTAGCTGTAAATAAAATCGACAATCCTGAAATGAGAAGTGAAATTTATGATTTCTATTCATTAGGATTCGGTGAACCATTCCCTATCTCGGGATCACATGGTTTAGGACTTGGAGATTTATTAGACGAAGCTGCAAAACATTTTCCTGAAGATGACGAACCTGATTACGATGACGAAACAATTAGATTATCTCTAATAGGTAGACCAAACGTTGGTAAATCAAGTTTAATCAATGCCATTTTAGGTGAAGATAGAGTCATTGTTTCACCAATAGCAGGAACAACAAGAGATGCAATTGATACACTATATACTTATGACGAACAAGAATATGTGATGATTGATACTGCTGGTATGCGTAAGAAAGGTAAAGTTTATGAAAGCACTGAAAAATATTCAGTCTTAAGAGCTTTAAAAGCAATCGAAAGATCAAATGTTGTACTTGTCGTGATTGATGCTGAAGAAGGTATCATCGAACAAGACAAAAAGGTTGCCGGATATGCTCATGAAGCAGGTAAAGCAATTATTATTGTCGTGAATAAGTGGGATACAGTAGAAAAAGATTCTAAGACAATGAAGAAATTCGAAGAAAAAGTTCGAGATAACTTCCAATTCTTAGACTATGCGCCAATCGCATTTGTTTCAGCATTAGAAAAATCACGTTTAAAAACATTATTCCCATTAATCACAATGGCGAATGAAAACCATAGAAAACGTGTTCAAAGCTCAACATTAAATGAAGTTATTACAGATGCAGTAGCTATGAATCCGACACCAACTAGTAATGGTCAACGATTAAACATTTTCTATGCAACTCAAGTTGCTATACAGCCTCCTACATTTGTAGTGTTTGTAAATGATGTAGAACTAATGCATTTCTCATATAAACGTTTCTTAGAAAACAGAATAAGAGATGCATTCGGATTTGAAGGTACGCCTGTTCATTTAATTTCAAGAAAAAGAAACTAA
- a CDS encoding NAD(P)H-dependent glycerol-3-phosphate dehydrogenase, with protein MTNITVFGTGSWGTALANVLADNQHSVLMWGKTEETINDINNNHMNSKYLKDIVFNENIKATTELKDAVHHASIYIIAVPTKAIREVTENINQIAYGKKVFIHVSKGIEPGTFKRISEMIDESIDSKINGGIAVLSGPSHAEEVAIKHPTTVSVSSVNNEVAKLAQDLFMTDYFRVYTNNDLVGIEIGGALKNIIALAAGITDGIGYGDNAKAALITRGLAEITRLGVKMGADPMTFLGLGGIGDLIVTCTSVHSRNWKCGNMLGQGATLDEALEEMNMIVEGVRTTEAAYNLAKEYDVEMPITSSLYRVLFEDYPVSEGVKELMERDKKSENI; from the coding sequence ATGACAAATATAACGGTGTTTGGTACAGGAAGTTGGGGTACTGCTTTAGCAAATGTGTTAGCAGATAACCAACATAGTGTATTAATGTGGGGTAAAACTGAAGAAACAATTAATGATATTAATAACAATCATATGAATAGTAAATACTTAAAGGATATCGTTTTTAATGAAAACATAAAAGCAACGACAGAGTTGAAAGACGCTGTACATCATGCTTCTATATACATTATTGCCGTACCTACAAAAGCAATTCGTGAAGTAACTGAAAACATTAACCAAATTGCTTATGGTAAAAAAGTATTTATTCATGTTTCTAAAGGAATTGAACCAGGCACATTCAAACGTATCTCTGAAATGATTGATGAGTCTATTGATTCTAAAATTAATGGAGGTATTGCCGTATTATCAGGTCCAAGTCATGCTGAAGAAGTTGCCATTAAACATCCAACTACTGTTTCAGTTTCTTCTGTGAATAATGAAGTAGCAAAACTTGCACAAGACTTATTTATGACTGATTATTTCCGTGTATATACTAATAATGATTTAGTTGGTATTGAAATCGGTGGTGCCCTTAAAAATATTATCGCACTTGCTGCTGGTATTACTGATGGTATTGGCTATGGAGATAATGCTAAAGCAGCGTTAATTACTAGAGGTTTAGCTGAAATTACACGTTTAGGTGTAAAAATGGGTGCAGATCCAATGACATTCCTAGGTCTTGGTGGAATAGGTGACTTAATCGTAACTTGTACATCTGTTCATTCACGAAATTGGAAATGTGGAAATATGTTAGGTCAAGGGGCGACTTTAGACGAAGCATTAGAAGAAATGAACATGATTGTTGAAGGTGTAAGAACGACAGAAGCAGCATACAACTTAGCAAAAGAATATGATGTAGAAATGCCAATTACATCTAGCTTATATAGAGTGTTATTCGAAGATTATCCTGTTTCTGAAGGTGTTAAAGAACTAATGGAAAGAGACAAAAAGTCAGAGAATATTTAA
- a CDS encoding DUF2768 domain-containing protein, giving the protein MFDISRMDLMWVSFYSIGFMILAMILVYLSRFKLKNRILSSITMVLAVISLIAAGIFMIVVLGGSSHA; this is encoded by the coding sequence ATGTTTGATATTTCAAGAATGGATTTAATGTGGGTATCATTTTATTCAATTGGATTTATGATATTAGCCATGATACTCGTTTATTTATCAAGATTTAAATTAAAAAACAGAATACTAAGTAGTATAACTATGGTACTTGCTGTTATTTCATTAATAGCAGCTGGTATCTTTATGATTGTCGTATTAGGTGGTTCAAGTCATGCTTAA